One genomic region from Drosophila busckii strain San Diego stock center, stock number 13000-0081.31 chromosome 3R, ASM1175060v1, whole genome shotgun sequence encodes:
- the LOC108603079 gene encoding RNA-binding protein squid isoform X3, giving the protein MADKQIDSEMNGEDFTKDVTTNDVVESSENGDAAAAAGAANGSSENSGSASGASNQRDDDRKLFVGGLSWETTEKELRDHFGKFGEIESINVKTDPQTGRSRGFAFIVFTNTEAIDQVSAAEEHIINSKKVDPKKAKARHGKIFVGGLTTEISDEEIKTYFSQFGNIVEVEMPFDKQKSHRKGFCFITFDSEQVVTDLLKTPKQKISGKEVDVKRATPKPENQMMAMRGGPRGGMRGGRGGYGRGGYSQQWDGQGSYSGYGGYGNYGSGGFTDYYTGGYYNGYDYGYDTLFYCNTEFSDVSPHKNDL; this is encoded by the exons ATGGCTGACAAGCAGATCGACAGTGAAATGAACGGCGAGGACTTCACCAAGGACGTTACAACCAACGATGTGGTGGAGAGCAGTGAAAATGGTGATGCGGCGGCCGCAGCCGGCGCTGCAAATGGCAGCTCTGAAAATTCAGGCTCTGCTTCGGGTGCTAGTAACCAGCGTGATGACGACAg AAAACTATTTGTTGGCGGTCTCAGTTGGGAAACTACCGAGA AGGAGCTGCGTGATCATTTCGGCAAATTCGGCGAGATCGAGAGCATTAATGTGAAAACAGATCCACAAACTGGACGCTCTCGAGGCTTTGCCTTCATTGTGTTCACCAACACGGAGGCAATCGATCAAGTGAGCGCCGCTGAAGAGCACATTATTAACAGCAAGAAGGTTGATCCTAAGAAAGCTAAGGCGCGTCATGGCAAAATCTTTGTGGGCGGTCTGACGACAGAGATCAGCGATGAGGAAATCAAAACCTACTTCAGTCAATTTGGCAAT ATTGTTGAGGTGGAGATGCCATTCGACAAGCAAAAGTCACACCGCAAGGGATTCTGCTTCATTACATTCGATTCAGAGCAGGTGGTTACGGACTTGCTGAAGACACCCAAACAGAAAATCTCTGGCAAGGAGGTCGATGTGAAGCGCGCAACGCCAAAGCCTGAGAATCAAATGATGGCCATGCGAGGTGGTCCTCGTGGTGGCATGCGTGGTGGTCGCGGTGGATACGGCCGTGGTG GTTACTCCCAGCAATGGGACGGCCAGGGCTCATATTCGGGCTATGGCGGTTATGGCAATTATGGCTCCGGCGGCTTCACCGATTACTATACCGGCGGTTACTATAATGGATATGACTATGGTTATG ATACACTTTTCTATTGTAATACCGAATTTTCCGATGTTTCGCCTcacaaaaatgatttatga
- the LOC108602717 gene encoding keratin-associated protein 19-2 has product MRNCVLYGLYALLIVACFLEATVAQPVEREQSTKRLTRQLGFGYPLYGGGGGYGMGLGYAGGYGMGLSGIGYGGMGGGYGYGGLGGGYGYGGLGGGYGYGMRYPYYGGSMYGRPFGYGPYF; this is encoded by the coding sequence ATGCGGAACTGCGTCTTATACGGATTATATGCGCTGCTAATCGTTGCCTGCTTTTTGGAAGCAACAGTTGCACAGCCAGTGGAGCGGGAGCAGAGTACAAAGCGCTTGACGCGGCAGCTGGGCTTTGGTTATCCGCTttacggcggcggcggcggctatGGAATGGGACTAGGCTACGCTGGTGGCTACGGCATGGGATTGAGCGGCATTGGATACGGCGGTATGGGCGGCGGCTACGGATACGGCGGTCTGGGCGGCGGCTACGGATACGGCGGTCTGGGCGGCGGCTACGGATACGGCATGCGTTATCCTTACTACGGCGGCAGCATGTATGGTCGTCCTTTTGGCTATGGCCCCTACTTTTAG
- the LOC108601541 gene encoding uncharacterized protein LOC108601541 — MHATKIKEGDDREDMELNQVWRACRKIQSAIFRYNFDICADLKQFDPECSGFVSESIFTAVLGRYRKMAGMSEFELRDVCDYFQIRDGRIAYRQFCKTVCNENLGKSAGKEICSGLEWNDPWHLNVIPKPEERRKLCLILIKIAKETHLPLMPYFQDYELIAQNVGVVTVSHFSRVLHFMKIPLSESDFLLLLKRYMKDGYLVNYVAFLKHIDNIIDYLKQHHLLDNSGDLVTNFPGRLVDLELSQLPPINGCQIIQPIFPDACNHPKKNRGQCDVVFCVQNYIHKNRVRSCEFLEKFDTLNIGSITKNQFERGLSNMGVGKYLSQREFELLAERYMDPLDMTRIRWRNFVDEIDTVFTTKNLDKMPLCVVESPLQHIKEMPRPGTLDWQAAPQNLRDLCEEAMAKIRLRIRNRRLYLHPFFRNYDKLNSGHVRCNQANQIFRVNGILLSEQELNSVLHRYGNELGFFYTKFLDDVDPAEYAMPTMVTKQQLQECPEFPRDVKQPEMASEETVTRILTSCKRQALTKGVSVIDFLADYDRHREGLILEADFKRALDNSMVMLSEDDANVVCNVFRAQQRTACIRYRDFCRALDEIFIQLDSNLGDNIVTAVPLLHLPNLDCVDCFLNFDERTLCSKALMKLARRPDEISNLRQVFKDFDRQLCGSVTQNQFLRAITLRDMHQMLSGREFESICKCFGVKRGLCLEFNYREFLQILDVLFTTGQMKRNY, encoded by the exons atgcatgcaactaaaataaaggAGGGCGATGATCGC GAGGATATGGAGCTGAATCAAGTTTGGCGCGCTTGTCGTAAAATTCAAAGCGCTATATTTCGCTATAACTTTGATATATGCGCAGATCTAAAGCAATTTGATCCAGAATGCAGCGGCTTTGTTTCAG AATCTATATTCACTGCTGTGCTGGGCAGATATCGCAAAATGGCTGGCATGTCAGAATTTGAGCTGCGCGATGTTTGCGATTATTTTCAAATACGCGATGGCCGCATTGCTTATCGTCAGTTCTGCAAAACTGTTTGCAATGAAA ATTTGGGCAAAAGCGCTGGCAAAGAAATTTGCTCTGGGCTTGAATGGAACGATCCTTGGCATTTGAATGTTATACCCAAGCCAGAGGAGCGACGCAAACTTTGTCTTATACTCATCAAAATAGCAAAGGAAACTCATTTGCCATTGATGCCTTATTTTCAGGACTATGAACTG ATTGCGCAAAATGTGGGCGTGGTTACTGTTTCGCACTTTTCGCGTGTGCtgcattttatgaaaattCCGCTATCTGAATCtgattttctgctgctgcttaagcgtTATATGAAGGATGGTTATCTAGTTAACTATGTTGCCTTTCTCAAGCATATAGACAATATTATAGACTATCTAAAGCAGCATCATTTGCTGGACAACTCTGGC GATCTTGTTACTAACTTCCCTGGGCGTCTGGTTGACTTGGAACTCTCACAATTGCCGCCAATCAATGGCTGTCAGATTATACAGCCAATTTTCCCTGATGCCTGCAATCATCCCAAGAAGAATCGCGGACAATGCGATGTGGTCTTTTGTGTTCAAAACTATATACACAAGAATCGCGTGCGCAGCTGTGAATTCCTGGAAAAGTTTGATACACTCAATATTGGCAGCATAACAAAGAATCAATTTGAACGCGGTTTATCCAACATGGGTGTGGGCAAGTATTTATCGCAGCGTGAATTCGAGCTGCTGGCTGAACGCTATATGGATCCATTGGATATGACGCGCATACGCTGGCGCAATTTTGTAGATGAGATTGATACGG TGTTTACAACAAAGAATCTGGACAAGATGCCGCTGTGTGTGGTGGAGTCGCCGCTGCAGCATATTAAGGAAATGCCTAGACCAGGCACGCTGGACTGGCAAGCAGCGCCGCAGAATTTGCGCGATTTGTGCGAGGAAGCAATGGCTAAAATcagattacgtatacgcaatcgTCGACTATATTTGCATCCATTCTTCCGCAACTATGATAA GCTCAACAGCGGTCATGTGCGCTGCAATCAAGCGAATCAAATCTTTCGCGTCAATGGCATTTTACTGTCCGAGCAGGAGCTCAACTCAGTGCTGCATCGCTATGGCAATGAGCTGGGCTTCTTCTATACCAAATTTCTGGATGATGTTGATCCAGCTGAGTATGCTATGCCTACTATGGtcaccaagcagcagctgcaggagtGTCCAGAGTTTCCACGCGATGTTAAGCAGCCGGAAATGGCCAGCGAGGAGACTGTAACGCGTATTCTGACCAGCTGCAAGCGACAGGCGCTTACCAAGGGCGTTTCGGTTATAGATTTCCTAGCTGACTACGATCGTCATCGTGAGGGTTTAATACTTGAAGCGGACTTCAAGCGCGCGCTGGACAATTCGATGGTTATGCTAAGCGAGGATGATGCCAATGTTGTTTGCAATGT CTTTCGCGCACAGCAGCGCACGGCCTGCATACGCTATCGCGACTTTTGTCGCGCACTGGATGAAATCTTTATACAGCTGGATTCCAATTTGGGTGACAATATTGTGACTGctgtgccgctgctgcatttgccgAATCTGGACTGTGTCGACTGCTTCCTCAACTTTGATGAGCGCACACTTTGCTCCAAGGCGCTGATGAAGCTGGCACGCCGACCCGATGAAATCTCCAATTTGCGCCAAGTGTTCAAGGACTTTGATAGACAGCTCTGCGGTTCGGTTACACAGAATCAGTTCCTGCGCGCCATTACGCTGCGTGATATGCACCAGATGCTGAGTGGTCGTGAATTCGAATCGATTTGTAAATGCTTTGGCGTCAAGCGTGGCCTCTGCCTGGAGTTCAACTATCGCGAGTTTCTGCAGATACTGGACGTGCTCTTCACCACGGGCCAAATGAAGCGCAACTATTAG
- the LOC108603079 gene encoding RNA-binding protein squid isoform X1 has product MADKQIDSEMNGEDFTKDVTTNDVVESSENGDAAAAAGAANGSSENSGSASGASNQRDDDRKLFVGGLSWETTEKELRDHFGKFGEIESINVKTDPQTGRSRGFAFIVFTNTEAIDQVSAAEEHIINSKKVDPKKAKARHGKIFVGGLTTEISDEEIKTYFSQFGNIVEVEMPFDKQKSHRKGFCFITFDSEQVVTDLLKTPKQKISGKEVDVKRATPKPENQMMAMRGGPRGGMRGGRGGYGRGGYSQQWDGQGSYSGYGGYGNYGSGGFTDYYTGGYYNGYDYGYDYGYGGGYDGGFGGNGYGGGPRGGPKGGGFNGGKQRGGAGGRQPRHQPY; this is encoded by the exons ATGGCTGACAAGCAGATCGACAGTGAAATGAACGGCGAGGACTTCACCAAGGACGTTACAACCAACGATGTGGTGGAGAGCAGTGAAAATGGTGATGCGGCGGCCGCAGCCGGCGCTGCAAATGGCAGCTCTGAAAATTCAGGCTCTGCTTCGGGTGCTAGTAACCAGCGTGATGACGACAg AAAACTATTTGTTGGCGGTCTCAGTTGGGAAACTACCGAGA AGGAGCTGCGTGATCATTTCGGCAAATTCGGCGAGATCGAGAGCATTAATGTGAAAACAGATCCACAAACTGGACGCTCTCGAGGCTTTGCCTTCATTGTGTTCACCAACACGGAGGCAATCGATCAAGTGAGCGCCGCTGAAGAGCACATTATTAACAGCAAGAAGGTTGATCCTAAGAAAGCTAAGGCGCGTCATGGCAAAATCTTTGTGGGCGGTCTGACGACAGAGATCAGCGATGAGGAAATCAAAACCTACTTCAGTCAATTTGGCAAT ATTGTTGAGGTGGAGATGCCATTCGACAAGCAAAAGTCACACCGCAAGGGATTCTGCTTCATTACATTCGATTCAGAGCAGGTGGTTACGGACTTGCTGAAGACACCCAAACAGAAAATCTCTGGCAAGGAGGTCGATGTGAAGCGCGCAACGCCAAAGCCTGAGAATCAAATGATGGCCATGCGAGGTGGTCCTCGTGGTGGCATGCGTGGTGGTCGCGGTGGATACGGCCGTGGTG GTTACTCCCAGCAATGGGACGGCCAGGGCTCATATTCGGGCTATGGCGGTTATGGCAATTATGGCTCCGGCGGCTTCACCGATTACTATACCGGCGGTTACTATAATGGATATGACTATGGTTATG ACTACGGCTATGGCGGCGGCTATGATGGCGGCTTTGGCGGCAATGGCTACGGCGGCGGTCCGCGCGGCGGTCCCAAAG GTGGTGGCTTCAATGGCGGCAAGCAGCGCGGCGGTGCAGGCGGCCGACAGCCGCGACATCAGCCATACTAA
- the LOC108603079 gene encoding RNA-binding protein squid isoform X2 — translation MADKQIDSEMNGEDFTKDVTTNDVVESSENGDAAAAAGAANGSSENSGSASGASNQRDDDRKLFVGGLSWETTEKELRDHFGKFGEIESINVKTDPQTGRSRGFAFIVFTNTEAIDQVSAAEEHIINSKKVDPKKAKARHGKIFVGGLTTEISDEEIKTYFSQFGNIVEVEMPFDKQKSHRKGFCFITFDSEQVVTDLLKTPKQKISGKEVDVKRATPKPENQMMAMRGGPRGGMRGGRGGYGRGGYSQQWDGQGSYSGYGGYGNYGSGGFTDYYTGGYYNGYDYGYGGGFNGGKQRGGAGGRQPRHQPY, via the exons ATGGCTGACAAGCAGATCGACAGTGAAATGAACGGCGAGGACTTCACCAAGGACGTTACAACCAACGATGTGGTGGAGAGCAGTGAAAATGGTGATGCGGCGGCCGCAGCCGGCGCTGCAAATGGCAGCTCTGAAAATTCAGGCTCTGCTTCGGGTGCTAGTAACCAGCGTGATGACGACAg AAAACTATTTGTTGGCGGTCTCAGTTGGGAAACTACCGAGA AGGAGCTGCGTGATCATTTCGGCAAATTCGGCGAGATCGAGAGCATTAATGTGAAAACAGATCCACAAACTGGACGCTCTCGAGGCTTTGCCTTCATTGTGTTCACCAACACGGAGGCAATCGATCAAGTGAGCGCCGCTGAAGAGCACATTATTAACAGCAAGAAGGTTGATCCTAAGAAAGCTAAGGCGCGTCATGGCAAAATCTTTGTGGGCGGTCTGACGACAGAGATCAGCGATGAGGAAATCAAAACCTACTTCAGTCAATTTGGCAAT ATTGTTGAGGTGGAGATGCCATTCGACAAGCAAAAGTCACACCGCAAGGGATTCTGCTTCATTACATTCGATTCAGAGCAGGTGGTTACGGACTTGCTGAAGACACCCAAACAGAAAATCTCTGGCAAGGAGGTCGATGTGAAGCGCGCAACGCCAAAGCCTGAGAATCAAATGATGGCCATGCGAGGTGGTCCTCGTGGTGGCATGCGTGGTGGTCGCGGTGGATACGGCCGTGGTG GTTACTCCCAGCAATGGGACGGCCAGGGCTCATATTCGGGCTATGGCGGTTATGGCAATTATGGCTCCGGCGGCTTCACCGATTACTATACCGGCGGTTACTATAATGGATATGACTATGGTTATG GTGGTGGCTTCAATGGCGGCAAGCAGCGCGGCGGTGCAGGCGGCCGACAGCCGCGACATCAGCCATACTAA